In Xyrauchen texanus isolate HMW12.3.18 chromosome 27, RBS_HiC_50CHRs, whole genome shotgun sequence, one genomic interval encodes:
- the mapk13 gene encoding mitogen-activated protein kinase 13 has product MESRVEFSHEEINGTIWEVPIKYICLKQIGTGAYGSVCSAINNKTNEKVAIKKLHRPFQSEIFAKRAYRELRLLKHMKHENVIGLLDVFTPALRLDTFQDFYLVMPYMYTDLSKVKGPLSEDRVQFLVYQMLCGLKYIHGAGIIHRDLKPGNLAVNQDCELKILDFGLARHAEAEMTGYVVTRWYRAPEVILNWMHYTQTVDIWSVGCIMGEMFNGKTLFKGKDYMDQLTQIMKVTGTPGTEFIEKLESPEAKSYIKSLPHYPRKDFSALFPRASKKAVELLEKMLVLDADVRLTADGALAHSFFDGLREPEDWTEPTPYDNSYDNATLPLEEWKCLSFKEVRSFVPFPRRDSKRRNTLTMT; this is encoded by the exons ATGGAGTCACGGGTCGAATTCAGCCATGAGGAGATAAACGGCACGATATGGGAAGTTCCCATAAAGTACATTTGCTTGAAGCAGATCGGAACGGGAGCGTATGGCAGTGTATG CTCAGCCATCAACAATAAAACCAATGAGAAGGTGGCTATCAAGAAATTACACCGGCCTTTTCAGTCTGAGATCTTTGCGAAGAGAGCGTATAGAGAACTACGGCTCCTCAAGCATATGAAACACGAAAAT GTGATAGGCCTGCTAGACGTCTTCACTCCTGCCTTGAGACTTGACACTTTCCAAGACTT CTATCTGGTGATGCCATACATGTACACGGATCTCTCCAAAGTCAAGGGCCCCCTCTCAGAAGACCGTGTACAGTTCTTGGTCTATCAGATGCTGTGCGGACTAAAG TACATTCATGGTGCTGGCATCATTCACAGA GACCTCAAACCAGGAAACCTGGCTGTGAACCAAGATTGCGAGCTGAAG ATCTTGGATTTTGGCCTGGCACGTCATGCAGAGGCTGAGATGACAGGTTATGTAGTAACGCGGTGGTACCGGGCCCCTGAGGTCATTCTAAACTGGATGCACTACACGCAGACAG TTGATATCTGGTCTGTTGGCTGCATCATGGGTGAAATGTTCAATGGAAAAACACTCTTTAAAGGCAAAGACT acatgGATCAATTGACTCAGATAATGAAAGTAACAGGGACACCCGGGACAGAATTCATTGAGAAACTAGAAAGCCCAGAG GCAAAAAGCTACATCAAATCTTTGCCCCACTACCCACGCAAAGATTTCTCTGCATTGTTTCCCAGAGCCAGTAAAAAAG CGGTAGAGCTGCTTGAGAAGATGCTGGTGTTAGATGCTGATGTCCGACTCACTGCTGATGGTGCATTGGCACACAGTTTTTTTGATGGATTAAGGGAGCCAGAAGACTGGACAGAGCCGACGCCATATGATAACAGCTACGACAATGCTACATTGCCCTTAGAAGAGTGGAAAT GTTTGTCATTTAAAGAAGTGAGAAGCTTTGTTCCATTCCCAAGAAGAGACTCAAAGAGAAGAAACACACTCACAATGACTTAG